In Desulfotignum phosphitoxidans DSM 13687, one DNA window encodes the following:
- a CDS encoding 3-isopropylmalate dehydratase large subunit, with translation MGKTIAEKIFDDHRVDQPFDGVTVLRLDRVFCHEITTPTAIQDLVARGKDRVFDPDKIKAVIDHVTPAKDAKTALQGKVLRDWARRHKITDFFDIGRNGVCHALFPEKGFVRPGFVIIMGDSHTCTHGAFGAFAAGVGTTDLEVGILKGVCAFKKPDTLKIEIFGHLQPGVFAKDVILEVIRRITVNGATNQVIEFCGPVVDAMSMESRMTLSNMAVEAGATSGICRPDAVTVEYLWPFIKDEYPDRDAALADFSRYLPDDDAVYAGQETIDVTDLVPLTTFGYKPDQVKPVSDMAGTRVDQVYIGSCTNGRIEDLWVAAQVVKGKKIAETIRAIVSPATADVFSKAMDDGLIKIFMDAGFCVTNPTCGACLGMSNGVLASGEVAAATTNRNFNGRMGKGGMVHLMSPATAAATALAGTIANSPLFAQQD, from the coding sequence ATGGGCAAGACGATTGCAGAAAAAATTTTTGATGATCATCGGGTGGACCAGCCGTTTGACGGTGTGACCGTGCTGCGCCTGGACCGGGTGTTCTGCCATGAAATCACCACCCCCACCGCGATTCAGGATCTGGTGGCCCGGGGCAAGGACCGGGTGTTTGATCCGGATAAAATCAAGGCGGTTATCGATCACGTGACCCCGGCCAAGGACGCCAAGACGGCCCTGCAGGGCAAGGTGCTGCGGGACTGGGCAAGGCGCCATAAAATTACCGACTTTTTTGATATCGGCCGCAACGGGGTCTGCCATGCCCTGTTTCCGGAAAAAGGATTTGTCCGTCCGGGGTTTGTCATTATCATGGGAGATTCCCACACCTGCACCCATGGGGCGTTCGGCGCATTTGCCGCCGGCGTGGGCACCACGGACCTGGAAGTGGGGATTCTCAAAGGGGTGTGTGCATTCAAAAAGCCGGACACCTTGAAAATTGAAATTTTCGGACACCTTCAGCCCGGGGTGTTTGCCAAGGATGTGATCCTGGAGGTGATCCGCCGGATCACCGTGAACGGTGCCACCAACCAGGTGATCGAGTTCTGCGGCCCCGTTGTGGATGCCATGTCCATGGAATCCCGCATGACCCTGTCCAACATGGCCGTGGAAGCGGGGGCCACGTCAGGCATCTGCCGGCCGGATGCCGTGACAGTGGAGTATCTGTGGCCCTTTATCAAGGATGAATATCCGGATCGCGACGCGGCCCTGGCCGATTTTTCCCGGTATCTCCCGGATGACGATGCCGTGTACGCCGGTCAAGAAACCATCGATGTCACGGATCTGGTTCCGCTGACCACCTTCGGGTACAAGCCGGATCAAGTCAAACCCGTGTCCGACATGGCGGGCACACGGGTGGATCAGGTGTATATCGGTTCCTGCACCAACGGCCGCATTGAAGATCTGTGGGTGGCGGCCCAGGTGGTGAAGGGGAAAAAAATCGCCGAAACGATCCGGGCCATTGTGTCACCGGCCACGGCGGATGTGTTTTCTAAAGCCATGGACGATGGGCTGATCAAGATTTTCATGGATGCCGGATTCTGTGTCACCAATCCCACCTGCGGGGCCTGCCTGGGCATGAGCAACGGGGTGCTGGCATCCGGCGAGGTGGCCGCCGCCACCACCAATCGTAATTTCAACGGCCGCATGGGCAAAGGCGGCATGGTCCACCTCATGAGCCCGGCCACGGCAGCGGCCACGGCCCTGGCCGGCACCATTGCTAATTCACCTTTGTTTGCCCAACAGGATTAG
- a CDS encoding helix-turn-helix domain-containing protein: MKTKLGALLRAIRNTRNFTIKDVAAKAGISSSLLSQIERNRISPSLDTLLQLLEVYGVSPDKFFKDYETQSQVEIIRKNERKIYKRKGFSYEKLCGESQTRGNHSFNAFFLELAPGQERGDAEDGHLGRELGIIISGTARLIYGDEEHRIEAGDSVSFFSQIPHLIRNTSDTLFQAYWVVTPADGEDYFGEKTT, from the coding sequence ATGAAAACAAAACTGGGCGCGTTGTTACGGGCCATTCGAAACACCCGGAATTTTACCATCAAGGATGTGGCAGCCAAGGCCGGCATCAGCTCCAGCCTGCTGTCCCAGATCGAACGGAACCGGATCTCCCCTTCTCTGGATACCTTGCTGCAGCTGCTGGAAGTCTACGGCGTATCACCGGATAAATTCTTCAAAGACTATGAAACCCAGTCCCAGGTGGAGATCATCCGGAAAAATGAGCGGAAAATCTATAAACGCAAGGGATTTTCCTATGAAAAACTGTGCGGGGAAAGCCAGACCAGAGGCAATCATTCCTTTAACGCGTTTTTTCTGGAACTGGCACCGGGCCAGGAGCGGGGAGATGCGGAAGACGGCCATCTGGGCAGAGAACTGGGTATCATCATTTCCGGCACAGCCCGGCTGATTTACGGGGATGAAGAACACCGGATCGAGGCCGGGGACTCCGTGTCTTTCTTTTCCCAGATTCCTCATCTGATCCGCAACACCTCGGATACGCTTTTTCAGGCCTACTGGGTGGTGACACCGGCAGATGGTGAAGATTATTTCGGAGAAAAAACAACCTGA
- a CDS encoding IMPACT family protein, translating into MTQTDPFYSIARSTRDQIVTAQLKIKRSTFTCRLTHAGTIDAAKAFITAVSRDNKTATHNCWAYIVGDAGQTCHCSDAGEPSGTAGKPMLNVLTSHRMTQVAAVVTRQYGGVKLGIRGLIQAYSEAVEAALGSAKKVRLIQAKQVRVQVPYDCNDPLLNQIRQFNATIVNTEYREWIVHDILVEKHRVVDFIQMLTQFEPHGLKVLEKSD; encoded by the coding sequence ATGACCCAAACCGATCCATTTTATTCCATTGCCCGATCCACCCGTGACCAGATAGTCACAGCCCAGCTCAAAATCAAACGGTCCACATTCACCTGCCGTTTGACTCATGCCGGAACCATTGACGCGGCCAAAGCGTTTATTACCGCGGTTTCCAGGGACAACAAAACCGCGACCCACAACTGCTGGGCCTATATTGTGGGGGATGCGGGCCAGACCTGTCACTGTTCCGATGCCGGCGAACCCTCCGGCACAGCCGGCAAACCCATGCTCAATGTGCTGACCTCCCACCGCATGACCCAGGTGGCAGCCGTGGTGACCCGGCAGTACGGCGGGGTAAAGCTGGGTATCCGGGGATTGATCCAGGCCTATTCCGAAGCCGTGGAGGCAGCCCTGGGATCGGCTAAAAAAGTCCGGCTGATCCAGGCAAAACAGGTGCGGGTTCAGGTGCCCTATGACTGCAATGACCCGCTGTTGAACCAGATCCGGCAGTTCAATGCCACTATTGTGAATACGGAGTACAGGGAATGGATCGTTCACGACATCCTTGTGGAAAAACACCGGGTTGTGGATTTTATCCAGATGCTGACTCAGTTTGAGCCCCATGGGCTGAAAGTGTTGGAGAAATCGGATTGA
- a CDS encoding MTH1187 family thiamine-binding protein: MNVIIDLCVVPLGVGLSVSKYVAACHEIIKAAGLSCELHAYGTNIEGEWDEVFAAVKQCHERIHAMGAPRITTTIKAGTRTDREQTMADKVNSVKEKLA; encoded by the coding sequence ATGAACGTGATCATTGATCTGTGTGTGGTGCCCCTGGGTGTGGGGTTGTCCGTATCCAAATATGTGGCGGCCTGTCACGAGATCATCAAAGCGGCCGGGCTGTCCTGTGAGCTGCACGCTTACGGCACCAACATAGAAGGCGAGTGGGACGAGGTGTTTGCAGCGGTGAAACAATGTCATGAAAGAATTCATGCCATGGGTGCCCCGCGCATCACCACCACCATCAAGGCCGGCACCCGGACGGACCGGGAACAGACCATGGCGGACAAGGTCAACAGCGTGAAAGAAAAACTGGCATAG
- a CDS encoding cupin domain-containing protein has protein sequence MIVRNINDKAVLETTYRAHGGAIAQMILDRRTLEKLGFLAIARLEPGKTIESHVDPMEEIYFVASGTGVMQVDDEKQQVNPGDAIWIPEGSAHSLVNNGTEPLVIFVVASSWE, from the coding sequence ATGATTGTCAGAAATATCAATGATAAAGCGGTTCTTGAAACCACATATCGTGCTCATGGGGGCGCAATTGCCCAGATGATTCTTGATCGCAGGACCCTGGAAAAACTTGGATTTCTGGCAATTGCCAGACTCGAACCCGGTAAAACTATTGAGTCCCATGTGGATCCCATGGAAGAGATCTATTTTGTCGCAAGCGGAACCGGAGTCATGCAGGTGGATGATGAAAAACAGCAGGTCAATCCCGGGGATGCCATCTGGATACCTGAGGGGTCTGCCCACAGTCTTGTGAACAATGGTACTGAACCGTTAGTAATTTTTGTGGTTGCTTCGTCATGGGAATAG
- a CDS encoding class I SAM-dependent methyltransferase: MAEEKGKNPKGAGKSSFDLIDLKKISDVLPVKPGSVVLDLACGRGDYSVYFSEIVGEQGLVYALDLWEEGIMLLEKRIEKQNITNIMTLISDAARQIEIDDYSVDMCLMATVLHDFEEAGQAEAVLKAVKTILKPNGCLAVLEFKKCDGPPGPPKHIRLSEKEVDDLVLGHGFKKGSSVDAGDYTYLLTYRSLC, from the coding sequence ATGGCTGAAGAAAAGGGAAAAAATCCAAAAGGGGCCGGCAAGAGCAGTTTTGATTTGATTGATTTGAAAAAAATCTCCGATGTTTTGCCTGTAAAGCCTGGATCAGTTGTCCTGGATCTGGCCTGCGGGAGAGGGGATTATTCTGTTTATTTTTCTGAGATCGTCGGAGAGCAAGGACTGGTCTATGCACTGGACCTGTGGGAAGAAGGGATAATGCTTCTTGAAAAAAGGATCGAAAAACAAAATATCACCAATATCATGACCCTGATATCCGACGCGGCCCGGCAGATCGAGATTGATGATTACAGCGTGGACATGTGCCTGATGGCCACGGTGCTGCATGATTTTGAAGAGGCCGGCCAGGCAGAGGCCGTGCTGAAAGCGGTCAAAACCATCCTAAAACCCAACGGATGCCTGGCTGTGCTTGAATTCAAAAAATGCGACGGCCCGCCCGGTCCGCCCAAACATATCCGGTTGTCGGAAAAAGAGGTGGATGATCTGGTCCTGGGGCACGGATTTAAAAAAGGCAGCTCTGTTGATGCAGGGGATTACACCTATCTGTTGACCTACAGGTCGTTGTGTTAA
- a CDS encoding restriction endonuclease subunit S has translation MKKMRLGEIADVIAGQSPPSKTYNSTKDGLPFFQGKADFQEKHPKIRMWCNSKKRKEAEPGDILISVRAPVGSVNLCDRLSIIGRGLSAIRPRSGIHADYLYYFFKMNEDRVAILGTGSTFKSITQDILKKIEVPVPYQNGSPDLDDQTRIAILLSKVEFLIAGRKKSIADLGELLKSTFLEMFGPVNPEFEKWSIVKIKDLAADHKGAMRTGPFGSNLLHSEFTKTGEVAVLGIDNAVQNRFSWGALRFITHEKYEKLKNYRIFPEDVIVTIMGTVGRSAVIPKNIPLAINTKHLAAITFDKKKANPIFMSYAIHSSPFIINQFINRNRGAIMSGLNLGIIKDTQINKPPVELQNQFATIVEKVEALKEKYQNSLNDLESLYGALSQKAFKGELDLSRIPITVALKPNDIKMDVPQVRKPDLTVQDESVKTQETREQFLMSGRRTEESRTIF, from the coding sequence ATGAAGAAAATGCGACTCGGTGAGATAGCTGATGTTATAGCTGGTCAATCGCCACCTTCGAAGACCTACAATAGCACGAAAGACGGTTTGCCATTCTTCCAAGGAAAAGCCGATTTCCAAGAAAAACATCCCAAAATCAGGATGTGGTGTAACAGTAAAAAACGGAAGGAAGCTGAACCAGGTGATATATTAATCTCTGTTCGGGCACCAGTCGGCTCTGTAAATTTATGCGATAGATTGTCAATTATCGGTAGAGGATTGTCAGCTATCAGGCCCCGTTCAGGTATCCATGCTGATTACCTTTATTATTTTTTCAAAATGAATGAAGATAGAGTCGCTATTCTGGGCACCGGCTCAACTTTCAAATCAATAACTCAAGATATTCTTAAAAAAATAGAAGTACCAGTTCCCTACCAAAATGGATCTCCAGATTTAGATGACCAAACCCGCATCGCCATCCTGCTGTCCAAAGTCGAATTCCTGATTGCCGGACGTAAAAAGAGCATCGCAGATCTGGGTGAGCTGTTGAAAAGCACTTTTCTGGAGATGTTTGGCCCGGTCAACCCGGAATTTGAGAAATGGTCTATAGTCAAAATTAAAGATTTGGCCGCGGATCATAAAGGTGCGATGCGAACAGGTCCATTCGGGTCTAATCTCCTGCATAGTGAATTCACAAAAACAGGTGAAGTTGCTGTTCTTGGTATTGACAATGCGGTACAAAACCGTTTTTCATGGGGAGCGCTTAGATTTATAACTCACGAGAAATATGAAAAACTTAAAAATTACCGAATATTTCCTGAAGACGTTATTGTTACCATTATGGGAACTGTGGGGAGATCTGCTGTTATCCCCAAAAATATTCCTTTAGCCATAAATACAAAGCATTTGGCAGCCATCACATTCGATAAGAAAAAAGCGAATCCAATATTCATGTCTTATGCGATTCATTCAAGTCCCTTCATTATCAACCAATTTATAAACAGGAATAGAGGAGCAATAATGAGTGGCTTGAATCTGGGGATCATTAAAGACACCCAAATAAACAAACCCCCAGTAGAACTCCAAAACCAATTCGCCACCATCGTCGAAAAAGTCGAAGCCCTCAAAGAGAAATATCAGAACAGTCTCAATGACCTTGAATCCCTGTATGGTGCATTAAGCCAGAAAGCTTTCAAGGGTGAGCTGGATCTCAGCCGGATTCCAATCACGGTGGCGTTGAAACCAAATGATATTAAAATGGATGTGCCTCAAGTGAGAAAACCGGATCTCACTGTACAAGACGAATCGGTGAAAACACAGGAAACCCGGGAACAATTCTTGATGAGTGGCAGGCGGACGGAAGAAAGCCGGACGATTTTTTAA